The following coding sequences lie in one Polyodon spathula isolate WHYD16114869_AA chromosome 15, ASM1765450v1, whole genome shotgun sequence genomic window:
- the LOC121327631 gene encoding discoidin, CUB and LCCL domain-containing protein 2-like isoform X3, with translation MFACSLLTDPRRESLYCTIGVPVMQSPLAPVVFNLVLYFPGDGCGHTLLGPNSGTLSSINYPQTYPNGTVCEWEIRVRPGERVTFKFADFDIEDSDSCHFNYLRIYNGIGPTRTEIGKYCGLGVQWDHLIGSAGNEVTVQFMSGTHVSGRGFLLSYSTTDHPDLITCLDKGSHFTEPEFSKYCPAGCLTAFGEISGTIPHGYRDSSLLCRAGIHAGVVSNVLGGQINVVNSKGIPYYEGSLANNVTSKVGPLSASLFTFKTNGISTTGSTMSDYSYVSGYRVLYSEDGKNWNVFREANADHDKIFQGNVNYFQEVRNNFIPPIEARYVRINPLQWHQKIAMKVELLGCQPSSGRAPMHTPLPKISTDFPVQLHKTTFTPDIRNTTVTPSGTKDVALAAVLVPVLVMGLTALILVLVCAWHWRNRKQTAEGTYDLPYWDRPGWWKGMKQFLPAKGPEVEESLVRYSSTEVSRLRARDVGPLLQTAKAEYAQPLVGGVVGTLRQRSTFKPGEGVDSSYVDPDPYDAPLQEIYHAYAEPLPASGAEYATPIIMDISSHLAGTVSQPPISTFKSPGSTLLSRTDSSVSTGHVQYDTPKGTHSPTPAAEELVYQVPQSSVQKGLTMADKCESRVGEKKIVSNEF, from the exons ATGTTTGCGTGTTCTTTGTTAACAGACCCAAGAAGAGAGAGTTTGTACTGCACTATTGGAGTCCCTGTTATGCAGTCCCCACTTGCTCCTGTGGTTTTTAACCTTGTACTCTATTTCCCAGGTGATGGCTGTGGGCACACACTTCTGGGCCCCAACAGTGGGACTCTGTCATCAATCAATTACCCCCAGACTTACCCCAATGGCACCGTGTGTGAATGGGAGATCAGAGTGAGACCTGGAGAGAGGGTTACATTTAAGTTTGCAGACTTTGACATTGAAGATTCAGATTCTTGCCACTTTAACTACTTGAGGATATACAATGGCATTGGTCCTACAAGGACTGAGATag GCAAATACTGTGGACTGGGTGTGCAGTGGGACCATCTGATTGGCTCCGCAGGGAATGAAGTCACTGTCCAGTTCATGAGTGGTACACATGTTTCGGGGCGGGGCTTTCTTCTCTCCTACTCAACCACAGATCATCCAG ATTTGATTACTTGCTTGGACAAAGGAAGCCACTTTACTGAGCCAGAATTCAG CAAATACTGCCCTGCTGGATGCTTGACTGCTTTTGGGGAGATTTCAGGGACCATTCCTCATGGATACAGAGAT tcGTCCCTGCTGTGTAGAGCAGGTATTCATGCTGGGGTCGTCTCCAATGTCCTTGGTGGGCAGATAAATGTTGTCAACAGCAAAGGCATCCCATACTACGAGGGCTCTCTCGCAAATAATGTCACGTCCAAAGT AGGTCCTCTTTCTGCCAGTCTCTTCACTTTTAAGACCAATG GCATATCAACTACTGGATCAACCATGTCAGATTACTCCTATGTCTCTGGTTATCGAGTGCTGTACAGTGAAGATGGGAAGAATTGGAATGTGTTCAGGGAAGCCAATGCAGACCATGACAAG ATTTTTCAAGGAAACGTCAATTACTTTCAGGAAGTCCGCAATAACTTCATCCCCCCTATCGAGGCCCGGTATGTCCGGATTAACCCACTGCAGTGGCACCAAAAGATAGCAATGAAGGTGGAACTGCTGGGCTGCCAGCCATCTTCAG GGAGGGCCCCGATGCACACCCCACTCCCCAAGATCAGCACTGACTTTCCAGTTCAGTTACACAAGACAACCTTCACCCCAGACATCAGAAACACCACGGTGACTCCCAGTGGAACCAAAG ACGTGGCCTTGGCGGCAGTCCTAGTTCCTGTGTTAGTGATGGGTCTCACTGCACTCATTTTAGTCCTGGTTTGTGCCTGGCACTGGAGAAATAG AAAGCAGACTGCTGAAGGGACCTATGACTTGCCATACTGGGATCGGCCAG GCTGGTGGAAGGGAATGAAGCAGTTCTTGCCAGCAAAGGGTCCGGAGGTGGAGGAATCCCTcgtccgatacagcagcactgaagTGAGCCGCCTGAGAGCGAGAGACGTGGGCCCCTTGttacagacagcaaaagcag AATATGCACAGCCTTTGGTAGGAGGAGTTGTGGGAACACTTCGCCAGCGATCTACTTTCAAGCCTGGGGAGGGTGTTGACTCCAGCTATGTGGACCCTGACCCCTACGATGCACCGCTGCAGGAGATATACCATGCTTATGCAGAACCACTCCCGGCATCAGGAGCGGAATACGCCACACCGATCATCATGGACATATCCAGCCACCTGGCAGGAACTGTGAGCCAGCCACCCATATCCACCTTCAAATCACCAGGCAGTACACTTCTATCCAGGACAGACAGCAGTGTTTCCACTGGGCATGTGCAGTATGACACCCCCAAGGGGACCCACAGCCCAACCCCTGCTGCTGAGGAGCTGGTCTACCAGGTACCTCAGAGCAGTGTCCAGAAAGGGTTGACAATGGCTGACAAGTGTGAATCAAGGGTGGGGGAAAAGAAAATTGTGAGTAATGAATTTTGA
- the LOC121327631 gene encoding discoidin, CUB and LCCL domain-containing protein 2-like isoform X2, producing MDTVGMVRVESNGAGLLFISTFIIVLNTGASRAQKGDGCGHTLLGPNSGTLSSINYPQTYPNGTVCEWEIRVRPGERVTFKFADFDIEDSDSCHFNYLRIYNGIGPTRTEIGKYCGLGVQWDHLIGSAGNEVTVQFMSGTHVSGRGFLLSYSTTDHPDLITCLDKGSHFTEPEFSKYCPAGCLTAFGEISGTIPHGYRDSSLLCRAGIHAGVVSNVLGGQINVVNSKGIPYYEGSLANNVTSKVGPLSASLFTFKTNGCYGTLGLESGVIRNAQITASTVLQWEHRNGQPTVWGPEGARLKKPGPPWAALDTNEHQWLQVDLKKEKRITGISTTGSTMSDYSYVSGYRVLYSEDGKNWNVFREANADHDKIFQGNVNYFQEVRNNFIPPIEARYVRINPLQWHQKIAMKVELLGCQPSSGRAPMHTPLPKISTDFPVQLHKTTFTPDIRNTTVTPSGTKDVALAAVLVPVLVMGLTALILVLVCAWHWRNRKQTAEGTYDLPYWDRPGWWKGMKQFLPAKGPEVEESLVRYSSTEVSRLRARDVGPLLQTAKAEYAQPLVGGVVGTLRQRSTFKPGEGVDSSYVDPDPYDAPLQEIYHAYAEPLPASGAEYATPIIMDISSHLAGTVSQPPISTFKSPGSTLLSRTDSSVSTGHVQYDTPKGTHSPTPAAEELVYQVPQSSVQKGLTMADKCESRVGEKKIVSNEF from the exons GTGATGGCTGTGGGCACACACTTCTGGGCCCCAACAGTGGGACTCTGTCATCAATCAATTACCCCCAGACTTACCCCAATGGCACCGTGTGTGAATGGGAGATCAGAGTGAGACCTGGAGAGAGGGTTACATTTAAGTTTGCAGACTTTGACATTGAAGATTCAGATTCTTGCCACTTTAACTACTTGAGGATATACAATGGCATTGGTCCTACAAGGACTGAGATag GCAAATACTGTGGACTGGGTGTGCAGTGGGACCATCTGATTGGCTCCGCAGGGAATGAAGTCACTGTCCAGTTCATGAGTGGTACACATGTTTCGGGGCGGGGCTTTCTTCTCTCCTACTCAACCACAGATCATCCAG ATTTGATTACTTGCTTGGACAAAGGAAGCCACTTTACTGAGCCAGAATTCAG CAAATACTGCCCTGCTGGATGCTTGACTGCTTTTGGGGAGATTTCAGGGACCATTCCTCATGGATACAGAGAT tcGTCCCTGCTGTGTAGAGCAGGTATTCATGCTGGGGTCGTCTCCAATGTCCTTGGTGGGCAGATAAATGTTGTCAACAGCAAAGGCATCCCATACTACGAGGGCTCTCTCGCAAATAATGTCACGTCCAAAGT AGGTCCTCTTTCTGCCAGTCTCTTCACTTTTAAGACCAATG GCTGCTATGGGACTCTGGGGCTAGAGTCTGGAGTTATCCGAAATGCACAGATCACAGCATCCACAGTGCTTCAATGGGAGCACCGCAATGGGCAGCCAACTGTGTGGGGGCCAGAGGGGGCCAGGCTGAAGAAACCAGGCCCTCCCTGGGCTGCATTAGATACCAATGAACACCAATGGCTGCAAGTGGATttgaagaaagagaaaagaatAACAG GCATATCAACTACTGGATCAACCATGTCAGATTACTCCTATGTCTCTGGTTATCGAGTGCTGTACAGTGAAGATGGGAAGAATTGGAATGTGTTCAGGGAAGCCAATGCAGACCATGACAAG ATTTTTCAAGGAAACGTCAATTACTTTCAGGAAGTCCGCAATAACTTCATCCCCCCTATCGAGGCCCGGTATGTCCGGATTAACCCACTGCAGTGGCACCAAAAGATAGCAATGAAGGTGGAACTGCTGGGCTGCCAGCCATCTTCAG GGAGGGCCCCGATGCACACCCCACTCCCCAAGATCAGCACTGACTTTCCAGTTCAGTTACACAAGACAACCTTCACCCCAGACATCAGAAACACCACGGTGACTCCCAGTGGAACCAAAG ACGTGGCCTTGGCGGCAGTCCTAGTTCCTGTGTTAGTGATGGGTCTCACTGCACTCATTTTAGTCCTGGTTTGTGCCTGGCACTGGAGAAATAG AAAGCAGACTGCTGAAGGGACCTATGACTTGCCATACTGGGATCGGCCAG GCTGGTGGAAGGGAATGAAGCAGTTCTTGCCAGCAAAGGGTCCGGAGGTGGAGGAATCCCTcgtccgatacagcagcactgaagTGAGCCGCCTGAGAGCGAGAGACGTGGGCCCCTTGttacagacagcaaaagcag AATATGCACAGCCTTTGGTAGGAGGAGTTGTGGGAACACTTCGCCAGCGATCTACTTTCAAGCCTGGGGAGGGTGTTGACTCCAGCTATGTGGACCCTGACCCCTACGATGCACCGCTGCAGGAGATATACCATGCTTATGCAGAACCACTCCCGGCATCAGGAGCGGAATACGCCACACCGATCATCATGGACATATCCAGCCACCTGGCAGGAACTGTGAGCCAGCCACCCATATCCACCTTCAAATCACCAGGCAGTACACTTCTATCCAGGACAGACAGCAGTGTTTCCACTGGGCATGTGCAGTATGACACCCCCAAGGGGACCCACAGCCCAACCCCTGCTGCTGAGGAGCTGGTCTACCAGGTACCTCAGAGCAGTGTCCAGAAAGGGTTGACAATGGCTGACAAGTGTGAATCAAGGGTGGGGGAAAAGAAAATTGTGAGTAATGAATTTTGA
- the LOC121327631 gene encoding discoidin, CUB and LCCL domain-containing protein 2-like isoform X1, translating into MFACSLLTDPRRESLYCTIGVPVMQSPLAPVVFNLVLYFPGDGCGHTLLGPNSGTLSSINYPQTYPNGTVCEWEIRVRPGERVTFKFADFDIEDSDSCHFNYLRIYNGIGPTRTEIGKYCGLGVQWDHLIGSAGNEVTVQFMSGTHVSGRGFLLSYSTTDHPDLITCLDKGSHFTEPEFSKYCPAGCLTAFGEISGTIPHGYRDSSLLCRAGIHAGVVSNVLGGQINVVNSKGIPYYEGSLANNVTSKVGPLSASLFTFKTNGCYGTLGLESGVIRNAQITASTVLQWEHRNGQPTVWGPEGARLKKPGPPWAALDTNEHQWLQVDLKKEKRITGISTTGSTMSDYSYVSGYRVLYSEDGKNWNVFREANADHDKIFQGNVNYFQEVRNNFIPPIEARYVRINPLQWHQKIAMKVELLGCQPSSGRAPMHTPLPKISTDFPVQLHKTTFTPDIRNTTVTPSGTKDVALAAVLVPVLVMGLTALILVLVCAWHWRNRKQTAEGTYDLPYWDRPGWWKGMKQFLPAKGPEVEESLVRYSSTEVSRLRARDVGPLLQTAKAEYAQPLVGGVVGTLRQRSTFKPGEGVDSSYVDPDPYDAPLQEIYHAYAEPLPASGAEYATPIIMDISSHLAGTVSQPPISTFKSPGSTLLSRTDSSVSTGHVQYDTPKGTHSPTPAAEELVYQVPQSSVQKGLTMADKCESRVGEKKIVSNEF; encoded by the exons ATGTTTGCGTGTTCTTTGTTAACAGACCCAAGAAGAGAGAGTTTGTACTGCACTATTGGAGTCCCTGTTATGCAGTCCCCACTTGCTCCTGTGGTTTTTAACCTTGTACTCTATTTCCCAGGTGATGGCTGTGGGCACACACTTCTGGGCCCCAACAGTGGGACTCTGTCATCAATCAATTACCCCCAGACTTACCCCAATGGCACCGTGTGTGAATGGGAGATCAGAGTGAGACCTGGAGAGAGGGTTACATTTAAGTTTGCAGACTTTGACATTGAAGATTCAGATTCTTGCCACTTTAACTACTTGAGGATATACAATGGCATTGGTCCTACAAGGACTGAGATag GCAAATACTGTGGACTGGGTGTGCAGTGGGACCATCTGATTGGCTCCGCAGGGAATGAAGTCACTGTCCAGTTCATGAGTGGTACACATGTTTCGGGGCGGGGCTTTCTTCTCTCCTACTCAACCACAGATCATCCAG ATTTGATTACTTGCTTGGACAAAGGAAGCCACTTTACTGAGCCAGAATTCAG CAAATACTGCCCTGCTGGATGCTTGACTGCTTTTGGGGAGATTTCAGGGACCATTCCTCATGGATACAGAGAT tcGTCCCTGCTGTGTAGAGCAGGTATTCATGCTGGGGTCGTCTCCAATGTCCTTGGTGGGCAGATAAATGTTGTCAACAGCAAAGGCATCCCATACTACGAGGGCTCTCTCGCAAATAATGTCACGTCCAAAGT AGGTCCTCTTTCTGCCAGTCTCTTCACTTTTAAGACCAATG GCTGCTATGGGACTCTGGGGCTAGAGTCTGGAGTTATCCGAAATGCACAGATCACAGCATCCACAGTGCTTCAATGGGAGCACCGCAATGGGCAGCCAACTGTGTGGGGGCCAGAGGGGGCCAGGCTGAAGAAACCAGGCCCTCCCTGGGCTGCATTAGATACCAATGAACACCAATGGCTGCAAGTGGATttgaagaaagagaaaagaatAACAG GCATATCAACTACTGGATCAACCATGTCAGATTACTCCTATGTCTCTGGTTATCGAGTGCTGTACAGTGAAGATGGGAAGAATTGGAATGTGTTCAGGGAAGCCAATGCAGACCATGACAAG ATTTTTCAAGGAAACGTCAATTACTTTCAGGAAGTCCGCAATAACTTCATCCCCCCTATCGAGGCCCGGTATGTCCGGATTAACCCACTGCAGTGGCACCAAAAGATAGCAATGAAGGTGGAACTGCTGGGCTGCCAGCCATCTTCAG GGAGGGCCCCGATGCACACCCCACTCCCCAAGATCAGCACTGACTTTCCAGTTCAGTTACACAAGACAACCTTCACCCCAGACATCAGAAACACCACGGTGACTCCCAGTGGAACCAAAG ACGTGGCCTTGGCGGCAGTCCTAGTTCCTGTGTTAGTGATGGGTCTCACTGCACTCATTTTAGTCCTGGTTTGTGCCTGGCACTGGAGAAATAG AAAGCAGACTGCTGAAGGGACCTATGACTTGCCATACTGGGATCGGCCAG GCTGGTGGAAGGGAATGAAGCAGTTCTTGCCAGCAAAGGGTCCGGAGGTGGAGGAATCCCTcgtccgatacagcagcactgaagTGAGCCGCCTGAGAGCGAGAGACGTGGGCCCCTTGttacagacagcaaaagcag AATATGCACAGCCTTTGGTAGGAGGAGTTGTGGGAACACTTCGCCAGCGATCTACTTTCAAGCCTGGGGAGGGTGTTGACTCCAGCTATGTGGACCCTGACCCCTACGATGCACCGCTGCAGGAGATATACCATGCTTATGCAGAACCACTCCCGGCATCAGGAGCGGAATACGCCACACCGATCATCATGGACATATCCAGCCACCTGGCAGGAACTGTGAGCCAGCCACCCATATCCACCTTCAAATCACCAGGCAGTACACTTCTATCCAGGACAGACAGCAGTGTTTCCACTGGGCATGTGCAGTATGACACCCCCAAGGGGACCCACAGCCCAACCCCTGCTGCTGAGGAGCTGGTCTACCAGGTACCTCAGAGCAGTGTCCAGAAAGGGTTGACAATGGCTGACAAGTGTGAATCAAGGGTGGGGGAAAAGAAAATTGTGAGTAATGAATTTTGA